A genomic region of Lytechinus pictus isolate F3 Inbred chromosome 2, Lp3.0, whole genome shotgun sequence contains the following coding sequences:
- the LOC129274384 gene encoding protein CUSTOS-like isoform X3 yields MLRCMLSVKFLRTILQLSWSLFTKMSAHVGDASSSSSEDEGENQRLMDAVWEHNSRDGGQGRIFETNEARSKTSAREIVTSKVKKPSVREMIYHDAPEQFGEDYKSVKTTPEFRSYLAKKLSSVLDEQLKMTKSKKERIFDDDKSRRNEEDTLRLFSSSCCAPDLNPCEPEPPKKRKRPRLGRNTKKINNNNDDDSSDSDVQEQRLLEAAVSGHDVLSFSALSSSYDRKHQGQNSDSDHTESHIADDPIENGTAFKQTEHGDGGFSDTNVKKKKKGKKKMDTNEIHADDTTGTASKQTENGDDECSHANLEKKKKRKKKTDTINSHADKTRTAFKQGEHGDGQFSHGNVEKVERTRTDNADISEIHEDNTEDVKRGNRLAEIVRSSELSEKTDAHDLSVEIGRKKKKKKKKMDTDMSKT; encoded by the exons ATGCTGCGCTGCATGCTCTCTGTAAAATTCCTCCGGACCATCCTTCAGCTCAGCTGGAGTTTGTTTACAAAGATGTCTGCACACGTGGGTGATGCGAGTTCGTCATCTTCAGAAGATGAGGGTGAAAATCAGCGTTTAATGGATGCGGTTTGGGAACATAATAGTAGAG aTGGAGGTCAGGGCAGAATATTTGAGACAAACGAGGCAAGAAGTAAAACCAGTGCCAGAGAGATTGTAACATCCAAAGTCAAGAAACCAAGTGTCAG GGAGATGATTTATCACGATGCTCCTGAACAATTTGGAGAGGATTATAAAAGTGTGAAAACTACACCAGAATTCAGGAGCTATTTGGCCAAGAAATTATCAAGTGTTTTAGATGA ACAACTCAAGATGACCAAGTCAAAAAAGGAGAGGatatttgatgatgataaatccAGAAGAAATGAAGAGG ATACATTACGGTTATTTTCTTCATCGTGCTGTGCACCTGATCTCAACCCCTGTGAGCCTGAACCTCctaagaagagaaaaagaccCAGGCTTGGACGTAAcaccaaaaaaataaacaacaataatgatgatgacag CAGTGATTCAGATGTTCAGGAACAGAGATTACTTGAAGCAGCCGTATCTGGACACGATGTCTTAAGCTTCTCAGCATTATCATCTTCTTATGATCGTAAGCATCAAGGACAGAATAGCGATAGCGACCACACCGAATCCCATATAGCTGATGATCCTATTGAAAATGGGACTGCATTCAAACAGACAGAGCACGGAGATGGTGGTTTTTCAGATACAAatgttaaaaagaagaaaaagggaaagaaaaagatggacacaaatgaaattcatgctGATGATACAACTGGGACTGCATCCAAACAGACAGAAAATGGAGATGATGAATGTTCTCATGCAAAtttagaaaagaagaaaaagagaaagaagaagacgGATACAATTAATAGTCATGCTGATAAAACTAGGACTGCATTCAAACAAGGAGAGCATGGAGATGGCCAATTTTCTCATGGAAATGTTGAAAAAGTGGAAAGGACAAGGACAGACAATGCTGATATAAGTGAAATTCATGAGGATAATACTGAGGATGTGAAAAGAGGGAACCGTCTAGCTGAAATTGTACGATCCTCAGAACTGTCTGAGAAGACAGATGCTCATGACTTGTCTGTGGAGATTGgtaggaagaagaaaaagaagaagaaaaaaatggatacTGATATGTCTAAGACTTAG
- the LOC129254638 gene encoding prostaglandin reductase 2-like, which yields MSESNRRVILRSRPGDSGVTVTENFATEECPYPTDLPDGQILVKTLCLSVDPYMRSRLNEKTRAAYLLPWKVGHTVDGGGVALVLESKHDDYKPGDIVQTFSLPWQLYSQVKVGPYFSKVEKALVGDHYSLAVGTVGMPGLTSLLGIKHKGHLVPGTNQTMVISGAAGACGSVAGQIAKIQGCGHVIGICGTDKKCEMLTEQLGFDVAINYKTQSVEESLKAACPKGVDIYFDNVGGNISDTVIMQMNKDSHIILCGQISMYNNLHREYPPLLADDIAQRLKDFNIKRERFIVLTYEQDFPEALVQLATWVKEGKLKVKETVTEGLENTGAAFVSMMSGGNVGKQIVHVADP from the exons ATGTCGGAGTCTAATAGGAGGGTTATTCTTCGTTCGCGTCCAG gggacAGTGGTGTGACGGTAACAGAGAATTTTGCAACAGAAGAATGTCCATACCCAACTGACCTTCCAGATGGCCAAATCTTGGTGAAAACTCTATGCTTGTCAGTGGACCCATACATG AGGAGTCGACTGAATGAGAAGACAAGAGCCGCGTATCTGCTGCCGTGGAAGGTTGGTCATACTGTAGATGGAGGTGGGGTAGCACTGGTTCTGGAGAGCAAGCATGATGATTATAAACCTGGTGACATTGTACAAACTTTCTCCCTACCATGGCAACTGTACAGCCAGGTCAAGGTCGGTCCATACTTTTCAAAG gtaGAGAAAGCTTTGGTTGGAGACCATTACTCCTTAGCCGTTGGAACTGTTGGGATGCCTGGTCTTACTTCCCTGCTTGGAATCAAACATAAAGGTCATTTAGTTCCTGGAACCAATCAAACTATGGTCATCTCAGGGGCTGCTGGAGCATGTGGATCCGTAGCTGGGCAG ATAGCAAAGATCCAGGGATGTGGACATGTTATTGGGATCTGTGGTACCGATAAGAAGTGTGAGATGCTAACTGAGCAGTTGGGTTTTGATGTAGCTATTAACTACAAGACTCAGAGTGTGGAAGAGAGTTTGAAGGCTGCCTGCCCTAAAGGGGTAGATATCTACTTTGATAATGTCGGAGGAAACATCAGTGATACAGTTATAATGCAG atgaACAAAGACAGTCATATTATTCTGTGTGGGCAAATTTCAATGTACAACAATTTGCATCGTGAATATCCGCCTCTGTTAGCAGACGATATAGCACAGAGACTCAAAGATTTCAACATCAAAAGAGAGAGGTTCATAGTCCTGACATATGAACAAGATTTCCCAGAGGCCTTGGTTCAACTAGCAACATGGGTCAAAGAAGGAAAATTAAAG GTAAAAGAGACTGTGACTGAAGGTCTGGAAAACACAGGAGCAGCGTTTGTTTCCATGATGTCCGGTGGTAATGTAGGAAAACAGATCGTCCATGTTGCAGACCCATAA
- the LOC129274384 gene encoding protein CUSTOS-like isoform X2 — MLRCMLSVKFLRTILQLSWSLFTKMSAHVGDASSSSSEDEGENQRLMDAVWEHNSRDGGQGRIFETNEARSKTSAREIVTSKVKKPSVREMIYHDAPEQFGEDYKSVKTTPEFRSYLAKKLSSVLDEQLKMTKSKKERIFDDDKSRRNEEGEEDTLRLFSSSCCAPDLNPCEPEPPKKRKRPRLGRNTKKINNNNDDDSDSDVQEQRLLEAAVSGHDVLSFSALSSSYDRKHQGQNSDSDHTESHIADDPIENGTAFKQTEHGDGGFSDTNVKKKKKGKKKMDTNEIHADDTTGTASKQTENGDDECSHANLEKKKKRKKKTDTINSHADKTRTAFKQGEHGDGQFSHGNVEKVERTRTDNADISEIHEDNTEDVKRGNRLAEIVRSSELSEKTDAHDLSVEIGRKKKKKKKKMDTDMSKT, encoded by the exons ATGCTGCGCTGCATGCTCTCTGTAAAATTCCTCCGGACCATCCTTCAGCTCAGCTGGAGTTTGTTTACAAAGATGTCTGCACACGTGGGTGATGCGAGTTCGTCATCTTCAGAAGATGAGGGTGAAAATCAGCGTTTAATGGATGCGGTTTGGGAACATAATAGTAGAG aTGGAGGTCAGGGCAGAATATTTGAGACAAACGAGGCAAGAAGTAAAACCAGTGCCAGAGAGATTGTAACATCCAAAGTCAAGAAACCAAGTGTCAG GGAGATGATTTATCACGATGCTCCTGAACAATTTGGAGAGGATTATAAAAGTGTGAAAACTACACCAGAATTCAGGAGCTATTTGGCCAAGAAATTATCAAGTGTTTTAGATGA ACAACTCAAGATGACCAAGTCAAAAAAGGAGAGGatatttgatgatgataaatccAGAAGAAATGAAGAGGGTGAAGAGG ATACATTACGGTTATTTTCTTCATCGTGCTGTGCACCTGATCTCAACCCCTGTGAGCCTGAACCTCctaagaagagaaaaagaccCAGGCTTGGACGTAAcaccaaaaaaataaacaacaataatgatgatgacag TGATTCAGATGTTCAGGAACAGAGATTACTTGAAGCAGCCGTATCTGGACACGATGTCTTAAGCTTCTCAGCATTATCATCTTCTTATGATCGTAAGCATCAAGGACAGAATAGCGATAGCGACCACACCGAATCCCATATAGCTGATGATCCTATTGAAAATGGGACTGCATTCAAACAGACAGAGCACGGAGATGGTGGTTTTTCAGATACAAatgttaaaaagaagaaaaagggaaagaaaaagatggacacaaatgaaattcatgctGATGATACAACTGGGACTGCATCCAAACAGACAGAAAATGGAGATGATGAATGTTCTCATGCAAAtttagaaaagaagaaaaagagaaagaagaagacgGATACAATTAATAGTCATGCTGATAAAACTAGGACTGCATTCAAACAAGGAGAGCATGGAGATGGCCAATTTTCTCATGGAAATGTTGAAAAAGTGGAAAGGACAAGGACAGACAATGCTGATATAAGTGAAATTCATGAGGATAATACTGAGGATGTGAAAAGAGGGAACCGTCTAGCTGAAATTGTACGATCCTCAGAACTGTCTGAGAAGACAGATGCTCATGACTTGTCTGTGGAGATTGgtaggaagaagaaaaagaagaagaaaaaaatggatacTGATATGTCTAAGACTTAG
- the LOC129274384 gene encoding protein CUSTOS-like isoform X4 — protein sequence MLRCMLSVKFLRTILQLSWSLFTKMSAHVGDASSSSSEDEGENQRLMDAVWEHNSRDGGQGRIFETNEARSKTSAREIVTSKVKKPSVREMIYHDAPEQFGEDYKSVKTTPEFRSYLAKKLSSVLDEQLKMTKSKKERIFDDDKSRRNEEDTLRLFSSSCCAPDLNPCEPEPPKKRKRPRLGRNTKKINNNNDDDSDSDVQEQRLLEAAVSGHDVLSFSALSSSYDRKHQGQNSDSDHTESHIADDPIENGTAFKQTEHGDGGFSDTNVKKKKKGKKKMDTNEIHADDTTGTASKQTENGDDECSHANLEKKKKRKKKTDTINSHADKTRTAFKQGEHGDGQFSHGNVEKVERTRTDNADISEIHEDNTEDVKRGNRLAEIVRSSELSEKTDAHDLSVEIGRKKKKKKKKMDTDMSKT from the exons ATGCTGCGCTGCATGCTCTCTGTAAAATTCCTCCGGACCATCCTTCAGCTCAGCTGGAGTTTGTTTACAAAGATGTCTGCACACGTGGGTGATGCGAGTTCGTCATCTTCAGAAGATGAGGGTGAAAATCAGCGTTTAATGGATGCGGTTTGGGAACATAATAGTAGAG aTGGAGGTCAGGGCAGAATATTTGAGACAAACGAGGCAAGAAGTAAAACCAGTGCCAGAGAGATTGTAACATCCAAAGTCAAGAAACCAAGTGTCAG GGAGATGATTTATCACGATGCTCCTGAACAATTTGGAGAGGATTATAAAAGTGTGAAAACTACACCAGAATTCAGGAGCTATTTGGCCAAGAAATTATCAAGTGTTTTAGATGA ACAACTCAAGATGACCAAGTCAAAAAAGGAGAGGatatttgatgatgataaatccAGAAGAAATGAAGAGG ATACATTACGGTTATTTTCTTCATCGTGCTGTGCACCTGATCTCAACCCCTGTGAGCCTGAACCTCctaagaagagaaaaagaccCAGGCTTGGACGTAAcaccaaaaaaataaacaacaataatgatgatgacag TGATTCAGATGTTCAGGAACAGAGATTACTTGAAGCAGCCGTATCTGGACACGATGTCTTAAGCTTCTCAGCATTATCATCTTCTTATGATCGTAAGCATCAAGGACAGAATAGCGATAGCGACCACACCGAATCCCATATAGCTGATGATCCTATTGAAAATGGGACTGCATTCAAACAGACAGAGCACGGAGATGGTGGTTTTTCAGATACAAatgttaaaaagaagaaaaagggaaagaaaaagatggacacaaatgaaattcatgctGATGATACAACTGGGACTGCATCCAAACAGACAGAAAATGGAGATGATGAATGTTCTCATGCAAAtttagaaaagaagaaaaagagaaagaagaagacgGATACAATTAATAGTCATGCTGATAAAACTAGGACTGCATTCAAACAAGGAGAGCATGGAGATGGCCAATTTTCTCATGGAAATGTTGAAAAAGTGGAAAGGACAAGGACAGACAATGCTGATATAAGTGAAATTCATGAGGATAATACTGAGGATGTGAAAAGAGGGAACCGTCTAGCTGAAATTGTACGATCCTCAGAACTGTCTGAGAAGACAGATGCTCATGACTTGTCTGTGGAGATTGgtaggaagaagaaaaagaagaagaaaaaaatggatacTGATATGTCTAAGACTTAG
- the LOC129274384 gene encoding protein CUSTOS-like isoform X1, with product MLRCMLSVKFLRTILQLSWSLFTKMSAHVGDASSSSSEDEGENQRLMDAVWEHNSRDGGQGRIFETNEARSKTSAREIVTSKVKKPSVREMIYHDAPEQFGEDYKSVKTTPEFRSYLAKKLSSVLDEQLKMTKSKKERIFDDDKSRRNEEGEEDTLRLFSSSCCAPDLNPCEPEPPKKRKRPRLGRNTKKINNNNDDDSSDSDVQEQRLLEAAVSGHDVLSFSALSSSYDRKHQGQNSDSDHTESHIADDPIENGTAFKQTEHGDGGFSDTNVKKKKKGKKKMDTNEIHADDTTGTASKQTENGDDECSHANLEKKKKRKKKTDTINSHADKTRTAFKQGEHGDGQFSHGNVEKVERTRTDNADISEIHEDNTEDVKRGNRLAEIVRSSELSEKTDAHDLSVEIGRKKKKKKKKMDTDMSKT from the exons ATGCTGCGCTGCATGCTCTCTGTAAAATTCCTCCGGACCATCCTTCAGCTCAGCTGGAGTTTGTTTACAAAGATGTCTGCACACGTGGGTGATGCGAGTTCGTCATCTTCAGAAGATGAGGGTGAAAATCAGCGTTTAATGGATGCGGTTTGGGAACATAATAGTAGAG aTGGAGGTCAGGGCAGAATATTTGAGACAAACGAGGCAAGAAGTAAAACCAGTGCCAGAGAGATTGTAACATCCAAAGTCAAGAAACCAAGTGTCAG GGAGATGATTTATCACGATGCTCCTGAACAATTTGGAGAGGATTATAAAAGTGTGAAAACTACACCAGAATTCAGGAGCTATTTGGCCAAGAAATTATCAAGTGTTTTAGATGA ACAACTCAAGATGACCAAGTCAAAAAAGGAGAGGatatttgatgatgataaatccAGAAGAAATGAAGAGGGTGAAGAGG ATACATTACGGTTATTTTCTTCATCGTGCTGTGCACCTGATCTCAACCCCTGTGAGCCTGAACCTCctaagaagagaaaaagaccCAGGCTTGGACGTAAcaccaaaaaaataaacaacaataatgatgatgacag CAGTGATTCAGATGTTCAGGAACAGAGATTACTTGAAGCAGCCGTATCTGGACACGATGTCTTAAGCTTCTCAGCATTATCATCTTCTTATGATCGTAAGCATCAAGGACAGAATAGCGATAGCGACCACACCGAATCCCATATAGCTGATGATCCTATTGAAAATGGGACTGCATTCAAACAGACAGAGCACGGAGATGGTGGTTTTTCAGATACAAatgttaaaaagaagaaaaagggaaagaaaaagatggacacaaatgaaattcatgctGATGATACAACTGGGACTGCATCCAAACAGACAGAAAATGGAGATGATGAATGTTCTCATGCAAAtttagaaaagaagaaaaagagaaagaagaagacgGATACAATTAATAGTCATGCTGATAAAACTAGGACTGCATTCAAACAAGGAGAGCATGGAGATGGCCAATTTTCTCATGGAAATGTTGAAAAAGTGGAAAGGACAAGGACAGACAATGCTGATATAAGTGAAATTCATGAGGATAATACTGAGGATGTGAAAAGAGGGAACCGTCTAGCTGAAATTGTACGATCCTCAGAACTGTCTGAGAAGACAGATGCTCATGACTTGTCTGTGGAGATTGgtaggaagaagaaaaagaagaagaaaaaaatggatacTGATATGTCTAAGACTTAG
- the LOC129254639 gene encoding uncharacterized protein LOC129254639 → MAEELISTPRLTDNGLDNCVTPESWEMRPEAITPGKHLQILTPNDQAETMPCTGDDGRSYSFSGFMEFDMYETPPGAQLYRDQCTDDILCMSYQEMDTPSKADVASPESRAGTPDEMVNLPENPPLQADNEEGYFAYKGTQNNTEIALTRGEPSLEAYEEGGYSPSRDVQDNTDIALNGEVQNCEYETKNNAEEFIKLGDSGLQSSLNENEIDSQQLKQHEVEECILERLDQQNYPEQEDEVGEITPIALPAMNHQTFKNEPQPSPKVDSLHGSYLLNCNLSPAFIDTQTAEVCHSEETTEYHTEYPNCLTGKDTEDCKVECQGEPEVPLKSSPFLSENAISSLISMGVPRDADEMDQLADFLNMDDPFTEPVVSLTSAGSCTVQSSDITSEVMNSVPMDVEKIVSPPAPSKRKKRRKKVVTVTERRRSVRIARRESLLNSPDVGLAKGTSGILPTCDQKIIRESVIGNFQEDHKDHDESRGVIHQEVGESSSALNYMEINTLDSRPMIEPITVTEPGDAKELGHLKIDLPMTQKRKKKANSGRRRSVRLLKQDKDNEDNDIEAVAKKPVGDKEETKCDSVFLANFADFGLGDDWMPGEMFGESQFAKTPRDKSSRRKSARLSGVHIPLLELKSKSEVKVYGVDQACYADVPDVSMGNAHVPDPALTLLSTPPPMISVSQLFQDSVESNNENITEVSLQKQDTIKPSKRKKKGSCSKRRRSIRLTKKPEEEPRCVTDYKQENWNAAPIKKAATNYKRKEIAPDVLREVKVTSCDNIFQEPLTEGELFTGLKPHVDDVPMDSDDCYGESSEVMDFQKVVVKSNVKRDTPLMGRKRVSRISEKDKEIDDAIAQEQSCPKKRTPAEKQGDPEQDHQQPPEDIAEGIEGSSDNNFRVSNKVKSLYLKKGAAGTKKHNLETIFESPKKRATGTPVNLLGKKKLKRSVVFTETPWLGRTGRTKGRKVKKGKQVKRVLSSTVEKSWKLDLRLSDLNILSI, encoded by the coding sequence ATGGCCGAGGAACTGATTTCAACCCCCAGACTAACTGACAATGGGCTTGACAACTGTGTTACTCCAGAGAGTTGGGAGATGCGACCCGAAGCCATTACTCCTGGGAAGCATCTGCAAATTTTGACCCCTAATGACCAGGCAGAGACAATGCCTTGTACCGGTGATGATGGCCGTTCATATTCTTTCAGTGGGTTCATGGAATTTGACATGTATGAAACACCACCGGGGGCACAACTATATAGAGATCAATGTACTGATGACATTTTATGTATGTCTTATCAAGAAATGGATACTCCAAGCAAAGCGGATGTTGCTTCTCCTGAGTCCCGCGCTGGAACACCTGATGAAATGGTCAACTTACCTGAAAACCCTCCACTTCAAGCTGATAATGAAGAAGGCTATTTTGCATACAAGGGTACACAAAATAATACCGAGATTGCATTGACTCGTGGTGAGCCTTCACTTGAAGCTTATGAGGAAGGAGGCTATTCTCCAAGCAGGGATGTCCAGGATAATACTGATATTGCTTTGAATGGTGAAGTTCAAAATTGTGAGTATGAAACTAAAAACAATGCTGAGGAGTTTATCAAGCTTGGGGACAGTGGTTTGCAGAGTTCtctcaatgaaaatgaaatagacaGTCAGCAACTTAAACAACATGAAGTTGAGGAATGTATCCTGGAAAGATTAGACCAGCAGAATTATCCTGAACAAGAAGATGAAGTTGGAGAGATAACTCCAATAGCACTGCCTGCAATGAACCACCAAACTTTCAAAAATGAACCTCAGCCATCACCTAAAGTTGATTCACTACATGGCTCATATCTCCTTAACTGTAATTTATCCCCAGCTTTTATCGATACCCAAACAGCAGAAGTATGCCACTCAGAAGAGACAACAGAATATCATACAGAATACCCAAATTGTCTTACTGGAAAAGATACAGAAGATTGCAAGGTTGAATGCCAAGGGGAACCAGAAGTACCACTGAAATCTTCACCTTTTCTTTCAGAGAATGCAATCTCTTCTCTCATTTCGATGGGGGTTCCCCGAGATGCTGATGAGATGGATCAACTTGCAGACTTCCTCAATATGGATGACCCCTTCACTGAACCTGTAGTATCTCTAACTTCAGCTGGTTCATGCACAGTTCAATCAAGTGACATTACTTCTGAAGTAATGAATAGTGTTCCCATGGATGTTGAAAAAATTGTAAGCCCACCGGCACCATCCAAAAGGAAAAAGAGACGAAAGAAAGTTGTTACAGTCACTGAAAGACGGAGATCTGTCAGGATTGCTAGAAGAGAGTCTCTGCTGAATTCACCTGATGTTGGTCTAGCCAAAGGTACTTCTGGGATATTACCAACCTGTGATCAGAAAATTATAAGAGAAAGTGTAATAGGTAATTTCCAGGAAGACCACAAAGATCACGATGAATCACGAGGTGTCATTCATCAGGAAGTGGGGGAGAGCAGCTCTGCATTGAATTATATGGAGATCAACACTTTAGATTCCAGGCCAATGATAGAACCTATCACAGTGACGGAACCTGGAGATGCTAAAGAATTGGGacatttgaaaattgatttaCCCATGActcaaaagaggaagaaaaaagccAACAGTGGAAGAAGAAGATCAGTAAGGTTATTGAAACAAGATAAAGACAATGAAGATAACGACATTGAAGCTGTTGCCAAAAAGCCTGTAGGAGACAAGGAAGAAACAAAGTGTGACAGTGTTTTCTTGGCAAATTTTGCTGACTTTGGATTGGGCGATGATTGGATGCCGGGAGAGATGTTTGGTGAAAGCCAGTTTgccaagacaccaagggataaATCTTCTAGAAGAAAGTCGGCTCGCTTGAGTGGGGTCCATATTCCACTCTTAGAACTTAAAAGCAAGTCAGAGGTGAAAGTCTATGGAGTAGACCAAGCCTGTTACGCTGATGTCCCTGATGTTTCAATGGGGAATGCACATGTACCAGACCCTGCATTAACTCTCTTATCCACACCTCCTCCCATGATCAGTGTTTCACAGCTGTTTCAGGATTCTGTTGAAAgtaacaatgaaaatatcacAGAGGTTTCTCTTCAGAAACAAGATACAATCAAACCAtcaaaaaggaagaagaagggaTCGTGCTCTAAAAGGAGAAGATCTATACGACTTACCAAGAAGCCAGAGGAAGAGCCAAGATGTGTTACAGATTACAAGCAAGAAAACTGGAACGCGGCGCCCATCAAGAAGGCTGCtacaaattacaaaagaaaggaaattgCACCTGATGTTTTACGAGAAGTGAAGGTTACAAGCTGTGATAACATCTTCCAGGAGCCATTGACAGAAGGAGAGCTGTTCACCGGTCTGAAACCACATGTGGATGATGTTCCAATGGATTCAGATGATTGCTATGGAgagtcatcagaggtcatggacTTCCAAAAAGTGGTGGTGAAATCAAATGTGAAAAGAGATACACCTCTCATGGGTAGGAAGAGGGTCTCCAGGATCTCAGAGAAGGACAAAGAAATAGATGATGCCATTGCACAAGAGCAAAGTTGTCCAAAGAAAAGAACTCCCGCTGAGAAACAGGGTGATCCGGAACAAGATCATCAACAGCCACCTGAAGATATTGCTGAAGGGATTGAAGGATCAAGTGACAATAATTTTCGGGTCTCAAATAAGGTTAAATCTTTGTATCTTAAAAAAGGAGCAGCAGGTACGAAGAAGCACAACTTAGAGACAATCTTTGAGAGTCCAAAGAAAAGAGCGACAGGCACTCCTGTGAATCTCCTAggaaagaagaaattgaagCGAAGTGTTGTATTCACTGAGACACCATGGTTGGGGAGGACGGGAAGAACAAAGGGCAGGAAAgttaaaaagggaaaacaagTGAAAAGAGTACTGAGCAGTACAGTAGAGAAGAGCTGGAAGCTTGATTTAAGACTATCTGATCTGAATATCCTATCGatatga